One part of the Verrucomicrobiota bacterium genome encodes these proteins:
- the rplV gene encoding 50S ribosomal protein L22 — protein MEVQAITKNVRMAAQKMREVTRQIQGLPVAVAQAKLAAVQRKSARAVAKTLKSAIANAENNLEAKAAELYVKEAVAQTARSIRRFTPKARGSAGPIIKRSCHIKIVVSDE, from the coding sequence ATGGAAGTTCAGGCAATCACCAAGAACGTACGGATGGCGGCGCAAAAGATGCGCGAGGTCACCCGGCAGATACAAGGTCTGCCCGTGGCGGTCGCACAGGCCAAACTGGCTGCGGTGCAGCGCAAATCAGCCCGCGCGGTGGCGAAGACGCTTAAATCCGCCATCGCCAACGCCGAGAACAATCTCGAGGCCAAGGCGGCGGAGTTATACGTCAAAGAGGCGGTGGCCCAGACGGCCCGCAGCATCCGGCGTTTCACCCCCAAAGCCCGTGGTTCCGCCGGCCCCATCATCAAACGCAGTTGCCACATTAAAATCGTAGTTTCTGACGAGTAA
- the rpsS gene encoding 30S ribosomal protein S19: MGRSIKKGPFIDGHLMDKIVKAKDAKSKTPIKTWSRRSVITPDFVGLTFNVHNGKIFNPVFVTENMVGHRLGEFSPTRTFKKHGAHTAKAEAK; this comes from the coding sequence ATGGGACGTTCAATAAAAAAGGGTCCGTTCATTGACGGCCACTTGATGGACAAGATTGTGAAGGCTAAGGACGCCAAGTCCAAAACGCCGATCAAGACTTGGTCGCGCCGATCGGTGATCACGCCGGATTTTGTCGGCCTCACCTTCAATGTGCATAACGGTAAAATTTTCAACCCTGTGTTTGTCACGGAAAACATGGTCGGCCATCGGCTGGGCGAGTTTTCACCAACCCGGACCTTTAAAAAGCACGGCGCTCACACGGCCAAAGCGGAGGCAAAGTAA
- the rplB gene encoding 50S ribosomal protein L2, whose amino-acid sequence MAVKNYRPLTPSRRWMTISSFDEITKSRPEKNLVFTRKKTGGRNCYGRVTARGIGGGHKQKIRIVDFKRKKHGMEAVVEAIEYDPRRSARLALLKYADGEKTYILAPNGLKVGTKVVSGPTAAPEVGNSLPLKSVPVGLPIHNLEMIHGKGAQMVRTAGSHAMLMSRDQGYALVRLPSNEIRKVSEDCYATIGEVGNSEHENIKLGKAGRSRHRGIRGISRGVARNPVDHPNGGGQGKSKSGGGWLQLRSPYGKMPKGYRTRVKRKFSNRMILVRRDGRPMKHK is encoded by the coding sequence ATGGCTGTTAAAAATTACAGACCGTTGACGCCGTCCCGACGCTGGATGACTATATCCTCGTTCGACGAAATTACCAAGTCGCGTCCGGAAAAAAACCTGGTATTCACCCGCAAAAAAACCGGTGGTCGCAACTGCTATGGCCGGGTGACGGCGCGTGGCATTGGCGGCGGGCACAAGCAGAAAATCCGCATTGTGGATTTCAAACGTAAAAAGCATGGGATGGAAGCGGTGGTCGAGGCCATTGAGTATGATCCGCGTCGTTCCGCTCGTTTGGCCCTGCTCAAATACGCGGATGGCGAAAAGACCTATATTCTGGCGCCCAACGGTTTGAAGGTGGGAACCAAAGTGGTGAGCGGGCCCACCGCCGCCCCGGAAGTAGGTAATAGTCTGCCGCTGAAGTCGGTGCCGGTTGGGTTGCCAATCCATAATCTGGAAATGATTCATGGCAAGGGTGCGCAGATGGTGCGGACCGCTGGCAGCCATGCGATGCTTATGTCGCGCGACCAAGGTTACGCCTTGGTGCGGCTGCCTTCAAATGAAATCCGGAAAGTAAGCGAAGATTGCTACGCCACGATTGGCGAAGTGGGCAATTCCGAGCACGAAAACATCAAGCTGGGCAAGGCGGGCCGTTCCCGTCACCGCGGTATTCGCGGGATTAGCCGTGGTGTCGCGCGCAACCCGGTGGACCATCCCAATGGTGGTGGTCAAGGCAAGTCCAAATCAGGCGGTGGCTGGTTGCAACTCCGCTCGCCCTATGGCAAGATGCCCAAAGGTTATCGTACCCGCGTGAAACGCAAGTTCTCCAACCGGATGATTTTGGTCCGCCGGGATGGCAGGCCAATGAAACATAAATAA
- the rplW gene encoding 50S ribosomal protein L23: MNTFEVIKTVRVTEKGTRQSADNQYTVVVDPRATKPQIRQAVQELFKVKVMKVMTQRVRGKIRRKSTHQRGWTNEWKKAIVKLKDGDRINLT; encoded by the coding sequence ATGAACACGTTTGAAGTCATTAAAACCGTGCGTGTGACCGAGAAGGGCACCCGGCAGTCTGCGGACAACCAGTACACCGTGGTGGTGGATCCGCGCGCGACGAAACCTCAGATTCGGCAGGCCGTTCAGGAACTTTTCAAGGTCAAAGTGATGAAAGTCATGACCCAACGCGTCCGCGGCAAGATTCGTCGGAAATCCACCCATCAACGCGGCTGGACCAACGAATGGAAAAAAGCCATCGTTAAATTGAAAGATGGCGACCGCATCAACCTGACCTAA
- the rplD gene encoding 50S ribosomal protein L4, protein MKLTIKDLAGKDVGEFEVKLPVIANGKGTQAVHDTVVAYQAAQRSGNACTKTMGDVAGTGKKPWRQKGTGRARAGSFASPLWRGGGVVFGPKPRDFTKKVNGSTKQLALRKALSERLKSSDVLIVGDLKLTSSKTKDFVAVLKALGVTKSVVLVIEAMDQNLRLASRNVPNVEVVSSDDLNTYQALRPDKIVFTKLAFEKVEERLSK, encoded by the coding sequence ATGAAACTCACAATTAAAGATTTAGCTGGCAAAGATGTCGGCGAGTTTGAAGTAAAGCTGCCGGTAATTGCCAACGGCAAGGGAACCCAAGCGGTACACGATACCGTGGTCGCCTATCAAGCTGCTCAGCGCAGCGGTAACGCCTGTACTAAAACCATGGGTGATGTCGCCGGCACGGGCAAAAAACCATGGCGCCAAAAGGGCACCGGTCGCGCGCGCGCTGGTTCATTTGCCTCGCCGTTGTGGCGCGGGGGTGGCGTGGTGTTCGGCCCGAAACCGCGTGATTTTACAAAAAAAGTGAACGGGTCCACCAAGCAACTGGCTTTGCGCAAGGCGTTGAGTGAGCGATTGAAGTCCAGCGATGTGCTGATTGTCGGCGACCTGAAGTTGACGTCATCCAAAACCAAGGATTTTGTAGCCGTTTTGAAGGCCTTGGGTGTGACAAAATCGGTAGTTCTCGTGATCGAGGCGATGGATCAAAATTTACGTCTGGCTTCACGGAATGTGCCCAATGTGGAGGTCGTCTCCAGCGACGATCTGAACACCTACCAGGCGTTGCGCCCGGATAAGATTGTTTTTACCAAACTCGCGTTCGAGAAGGTCGAGGAGCGCCTTAGCAAGTAA
- the rplC gene encoding 50S ribosomal protein L3: MLGLIGKKLGHTRVYDAKGVVTPVTVVLAGPNHVLQCKTVESDGYKAVQLGFDDQKEFRVTKPLMGHIKRHNGVAVKYIKEFRDYTASVKPGDKVGATLFAVGDFVDAIGVTKGRGFEGVVKRHGFAGGDSTHGAKGWHRRGGAIGCRLFPGTVRRGMKMPGHMGQVQRTVQNLEVVQVLVDDNILLIRGSMPGAEGDYVIIRESKKMPKGTVKKGPAQPLKKSKAGAKPAAAATAPAKK, translated from the coding sequence ATGTTGGGACTCATTGGAAAAAAACTGGGACACACCCGCGTATATGACGCCAAGGGCGTCGTTACGCCCGTGACTGTCGTGCTTGCCGGCCCCAACCATGTGCTGCAATGCAAGACCGTCGAGAGCGATGGCTACAAAGCAGTGCAGTTGGGTTTTGACGATCAAAAAGAATTCCGGGTCACCAAGCCATTGATGGGGCACATAAAGAGGCACAATGGTGTGGCGGTTAAGTACATCAAAGAATTTCGCGATTACACGGCGAGCGTCAAACCAGGTGATAAAGTGGGCGCCACGTTGTTTGCCGTCGGTGACTTTGTGGATGCCATTGGCGTCACCAAGGGGCGCGGTTTTGAAGGTGTGGTCAAGCGTCATGGTTTTGCCGGCGGTGATAGCACCCATGGTGCCAAGGGCTGGCATCGACGAGGTGGTGCCATTGGTTGCCGTTTGTTTCCCGGTACGGTGCGTCGTGGTATGAAAATGCCCGGCCACATGGGACAGGTACAACGAACGGTGCAGAATCTGGAAGTCGTTCAGGTGCTCGTGGATGACAACATTCTTTTGATTCGGGGCTCGATGCCCGGTGCGGAAGGCGATTACGTCATCATTCGCGAATCGAAAAAAATGCCCAAAGGCACGGTTAAGAAAGGCCCGGCTCAACCATTGAAGAAAAGTAAAGCTGGCGCGAAACCGGCCGCTGCTGCCACCGCCCCCGCAAAGAAGTAA
- the rpsJ gene encoding 30S ribosomal protein S10, which translates to MPGQRIRIRLKAFDHRVIDQSSHEIVETVKRTGARVAGPIPLPTRIERFTVNRSPNADKKSMESFEQRTHKRLLDIIDPTAKTVDELKKLNLPAGVDITIKI; encoded by the coding sequence ATGCCTGGACAACGCATTCGTATTCGTTTAAAAGCCTTTGACCACCGGGTCATTGACCAATCGTCGCATGAAATTGTGGAGACCGTGAAGCGCACGGGTGCCCGAGTTGCGGGCCCAATTCCGCTGCCGACCCGGATTGAGCGCTTTACCGTGAATCGCTCTCCTAACGCCGATAAAAAGTCCATGGAATCGTTCGAGCAGCGCACGCACAAGCGGCTGCTGGATATTATTGATCCAACCGCCAAGACCGTGGACGAACTGAAGAAATTGAACCTCCCGGCGGGAGTGGATATCACCATTAAAATTTAA
- the fusA gene encoding elongation factor G, giving the protein MQVTEKKSVSSSSRPYAMERTRNIGIAAHIDAGKTTTTERILFYTGLIHKMGDVDDGNTVTDWMEQERERGITITSAATTCYWTQKNDGIFKSFTGMPHRINIIDTPGHVDFTAEVERSMRVLDGAVAVFCGVAGVQPQSETVWRQASKYGVPRIAFINKMDRTGANFENALNDMRVKLKAYAYPVYIPIGKEDHFHGLIDVVNQKAIQYDTEDEPGLKYTVEEIPAEDQERAQLALAELIDAVSNKDEHIAALVIENKPVDAATLKDAIRRLTCKIELIPVMPGSAFRKRGVQMLVDAVVDYLPSPLDIPAAIGHEPGTDNKVEVPSDDNIKFCSLAFKLWSDPYVGKLVFFRVYSGTLKKGEIIYNPRTRKRERVNRVMIIQADKRIDVDTVYAGDIAALVGLKNITTGDTLVNEDFEVTLSPPTFPEPVISMAVEPKTTADRDKLSEGLQRLAEEDPTFKVLTNHETGQLIIAGMGELHLEIIRDRLHREFKVDANAGAPQIAYRETITKMAEGEGKFIRQSGGRGQYGHACIKVVPNERGKGIEILNEVVGGTIPKEYISPVIDGLNEAVKSGVYAGYQVIDLKISIVDGSFHEVDSTELAFKMAGIFALKDAFKKAGAILLEPIMKVEVTTPDEYQGDILGDISRRRGHVHNIEAKGGATIVTAKVPLAEMFGYATAMRSLSKGRASYSMEPSTFEQVPASILEKVLDSSKNKPAARS; this is encoded by the coding sequence ATGCAAGTAACGGAAAAAAAATCAGTAAGTTCGTCCAGCCGGCCGTACGCGATGGAGCGCACGCGAAATATCGGTATTGCGGCGCACATTGACGCCGGCAAGACGACAACTACTGAGCGCATCCTGTTCTACACGGGACTCATTCACAAAATGGGTGATGTGGACGACGGCAACACCGTCACCGACTGGATGGAACAGGAACGTGAGCGCGGGATTACCATTACCTCCGCCGCCACCACCTGTTATTGGACCCAGAAGAACGACGGCATCTTCAAGAGTTTTACCGGGATGCCACATCGAATTAACATTATTGACACTCCTGGCCATGTGGATTTCACCGCAGAGGTGGAACGCTCCATGCGCGTGTTGGATGGCGCGGTCGCGGTGTTCTGCGGAGTTGCCGGCGTGCAGCCCCAGTCGGAAACCGTCTGGCGTCAGGCCAGCAAGTACGGGGTTCCCCGTATCGCGTTCATCAATAAGATGGACCGTACTGGCGCGAATTTTGAAAACGCGCTGAATGACATGCGGGTAAAGCTCAAGGCGTATGCCTATCCCGTGTATATTCCAATCGGCAAGGAAGACCATTTTCACGGCCTCATTGATGTGGTGAATCAAAAAGCCATCCAATATGATACCGAGGATGAGCCCGGGCTGAAGTACACCGTCGAAGAAATTCCGGCGGAAGATCAAGAGCGCGCCCAGCTTGCGCTGGCCGAATTAATTGATGCCGTCTCCAACAAAGATGAGCATATCGCGGCGTTGGTGATCGAGAATAAACCCGTGGATGCCGCCACCTTGAAGGACGCTATCCGCCGGTTGACCTGCAAAATTGAACTGATACCCGTGATGCCAGGATCTGCGTTTCGCAAGCGCGGCGTGCAGATGTTGGTGGATGCGGTCGTGGACTACCTGCCTTCGCCGCTTGACATCCCGGCGGCCATCGGCCACGAGCCAGGCACGGATAATAAAGTGGAAGTCCCTTCCGACGATAATATCAAATTCTGTTCCTTGGCCTTCAAGTTGTGGAGCGATCCTTACGTGGGTAAGCTCGTTTTCTTCCGGGTCTATAGTGGAACGTTGAAAAAAGGCGAAATTATCTATAACCCTCGCACTCGCAAACGCGAGCGCGTCAACCGGGTGATGATCATTCAGGCGGATAAGCGGATTGATGTGGATACCGTGTATGCCGGTGATATTGCCGCGTTGGTCGGTTTGAAAAATATTACCACGGGTGATACGCTGGTGAATGAAGACTTTGAAGTAACGCTGTCGCCGCCGACGTTCCCAGAGCCCGTCATTAGCATGGCGGTCGAGCCGAAAACCACGGCGGATCGTGATAAGCTTTCCGAAGGGTTGCAGCGCTTGGCGGAAGAAGATCCCACGTTTAAGGTATTAACCAATCATGAGACCGGCCAATTGATTATTGCTGGCATGGGTGAGTTGCATCTTGAGATTATCCGGGATCGGCTGCATCGTGAATTTAAGGTGGACGCCAACGCCGGCGCGCCGCAGATTGCTTACCGCGAAACCATCACTAAGATGGCGGAAGGTGAAGGTAAATTCATCCGGCAGTCTGGTGGTCGTGGTCAATACGGTCACGCTTGCATTAAAGTGGTGCCCAATGAACGAGGCAAGGGGATCGAAATATTAAATGAGGTCGTGGGTGGTACGATTCCCAAGGAATACATCTCGCCGGTTATTGACGGTCTCAATGAAGCGGTCAAGTCGGGTGTGTACGCCGGCTATCAGGTGATTGACCTCAAGATTTCCATCGTGGACGGTTCCTTCCACGAGGTGGATTCCACTGAATTGGCGTTCAAGATGGCGGGTATTTTTGCCTTGAAAGACGCCTTCAAGAAAGCTGGCGCGATTTTGCTGGAGCCGATTATGAAGGTCGAAGTGACCACCCCGGACGAATATCAAGGTGATATTCTGGGCGATATCAGTCGCCGTCGCGGCCATGTCCACAACATTGAAGCCAAGGGTGGCGCCACGATTGTTACCGCGAAAGTGCCGCTGGCAGAAATGTTCGGCTATGCCACCGCAATGCGGTCCCTTTCCAAGGGGCGCGCTTCGTACTCGATGGAGCCGAGTACATTTGAACAAGTGCCGGCCAGCATTCTGGAAAAAGTGCTGGATTCCAGTAAAAACAAGCCCGCCGCGCGCAGTTAA
- the rpsG gene encoding 30S ribosomal protein S7, whose amino-acid sequence MSRRRQATKRSLHEDSKFHSTLITRLVNTVMKSGNKSTAQRIVYGAFDQLVAKNPQANPLEILQRAVDNAKPRIETKARRVGGATYQVPMEVTTDRQVSLAVRWLVAAADARKGTPMKEALAAELMEAYQGQGNVIRKRDEVHKMAQANKAFAHFRW is encoded by the coding sequence ATGTCTCGACGCCGACAAGCCACCAAACGATCTTTGCACGAGGATAGCAAGTTTCACAGTACGCTGATCACGCGCCTGGTGAACACCGTGATGAAAAGCGGCAACAAGAGCACCGCCCAGCGGATTGTTTATGGCGCCTTCGACCAACTGGTCGCCAAGAATCCGCAGGCCAACCCGCTGGAAATTTTGCAGCGCGCGGTGGATAATGCGAAGCCGCGAATTGAGACCAAGGCCCGCCGGGTGGGCGGAGCCACCTATCAGGTGCCCATGGAAGTGACCACCGACCGTCAAGTGTCGCTCGCGGTGCGTTGGTTGGTGGCGGCGGCGGATGCCCGCAAAGGCACGCCGATGAAAGAGGCGCTGGCCGCCGAATTGATGGAAGCTTATCAAGGGCAGGGGAACGTCATTCGTAAACGCGACGAAGTGCATAAGATGGCGCAGGCGAACAAGGCCTTTGCTCACTTCCGCTGGTAG
- the rpsL gene encoding 30S ribosomal protein S12, with amino-acid sequence MPTINQLVRKGRAKLKSKSKAPALAGSPFRRGVCIQVMTRTPKKPNSAMRKVAKVRLTNGYEVIAYIPDEGHNLQEHSIVLVRGGRVKDLPGVRYHIVRGTLDAAGVEKRRVSRSKYGVKRPKDAKVAAAKTNTAAA; translated from the coding sequence ATGCCGACGATTAACCAACTTGTCCGTAAAGGACGCGCGAAACTGAAGAGCAAGTCCAAGGCTCCGGCCCTGGCTGGTTCGCCCTTCCGCCGTGGCGTGTGCATCCAGGTCATGACCCGGACGCCAAAAAAGCCAAACTCCGCCATGCGGAAGGTCGCCAAGGTGCGCCTGACCAACGGGTATGAGGTCATCGCCTATATCCCGGACGAAGGTCACAACCTGCAGGAGCACTCAATTGTGCTCGTGCGCGGGGGACGCGTGAAAGACTTGCCCGGTGTGCGTTATCATATTGTGCGCGGCACCTTGGACGCTGCAGGCGTGGAAAAGCGCCGGGTCAGCCGTTCCAAGTACGGAGTCAAGCGGCCCAAGGATGCCAAGGTCGCCGCCGCGAAAACGAATACGGCCGCCGCGTGA
- the rpoC gene encoding DNA-directed RNA polymerase subunit beta' has product MSTKEATRELLGLDKVNQVDHVAISLASPDAIRSWSKGEVKNPETINYRTFKPEKGGLFCERIFGPVKDWECSCGKYKRIKHRGVVCDRCGVEVTLARVRRERMGHIELAVPVSHIWFFKCMPSRIGLVLDVTARNLERIIYYEDYLVIDPGNTPLKVHQLLSEHEYREARETYGVDAFTAKMGAEAIHCALANVNLPKQIELLQQGMLETKSKQIKKKIAKRIKLVQAFIEHKVRPEWMILTVLPVIPPDLRPLVPLEGGRFATSDLNDLYRRVINRNNRLKTLLSLKTPEVIIRNEKRMLQEAVDALFDNGRHGRAVTGAGNRALKSLSDMLKGKSGRFRQNLLGKRVDYSGRSVIVIGPELKLNQCGLPKKMALVLFEPFIIRRLKELGYVHTVRSAKKMIERQAPEVWDILEEVTKGHPVLLNRAPTLHRLSIQAFEPMLIEGEAIRIHPLVCTAYNADFDGDQMAVHVPLSVEAQMEARLLMMAPNNIFSPSSGKPIMTPTQDITLGCYYLTAEPRQKRKEGERLMLFGSKSEALFACAEGDLRTHSRVLLANPDLGKGERLFGDPNKKVIETTVGRVIFSEIWPEEMGFYNRACNKSQLGDLIWKCYKFCGHEKTVIMLDRLKELGFREATRAGVSIGIDDMIIPKEKDQEIVAAQKQIAEVEKQYRKGIITPGERYNKIIDIWTHCTDQISSVMIKTLERNQDKAEYNPIFLMVDSGARGNKQQVRQLAGLRGLMAKPSGDIIEKPILSNFREGLTVLEYFISTHGARKGLADTALKTADSGYMTRKLVDVSQDVIIQEEDCGTSNGIWVQSIYEGEDEVVKLPERLVGRFACDDVPDPTNPRSLLVKASEEIDEVKAKLIDNAGIERIKIRSVLTCESKQGVCIRCYGRNLATGGHVKAGEAVGIIAAQSIGEPGTQLTMRTFHIGGTASQVFKQPQIKSKHDGVARFNELRIVELEDGNCIVLNKNGSLSVLAEDGRELEAHNLVIGSVISVKDGGRVRKGEPFVQWDPYNVPILSEKSGKVKFHDIIEGVTMKQEMDETTGQEAMVIIDHKEDLHPQIVVSDEAGEPIAFYPIPSGAHIVVSEDDKIKAGTLLAKTPRKTAKTKDITGGLPRVAELFEARRPKDAAEISKIDGLVDFGASVRGKRCIVIKDPQTGQEEEHLIPIGRHVIVFKGDYVKRGQQLTEGPIDPHEILDICGAQELQEHLVNEVQEVYRLQGVTINDKHIEIIVRQMLRKIRITEPGDTRFLWGEQIEKLAFEVENQRVEKMGGKPAECQPVLLGITKASLETDSFLSAASFQDTTRVLTEAAVTSRKDILRGFKENVIMGHIIPAGTGYDMHRNIKLKPLVELEPEPEPAPVENAAVSALAQALGTPDPVVPGGA; this is encoded by the coding sequence ATGAGCACGAAGGAAGCCACGCGCGAACTGCTGGGGCTGGACAAGGTGAACCAAGTGGATCATGTTGCCATCTCCCTCGCCTCCCCGGACGCCATCCGTTCCTGGTCCAAAGGCGAAGTCAAGAATCCTGAGACCATCAATTACCGCACGTTCAAGCCCGAAAAAGGCGGCTTGTTCTGCGAGCGGATTTTCGGTCCCGTCAAGGACTGGGAATGCTCCTGCGGCAAATACAAGCGCATCAAGCACCGCGGGGTTGTGTGCGACCGTTGCGGCGTCGAGGTCACCTTGGCGCGCGTTCGCCGCGAGCGCATGGGCCATATCGAACTGGCGGTGCCCGTGTCCCACATCTGGTTCTTTAAGTGCATGCCCTCCCGCATCGGGCTGGTGCTCGACGTGACGGCCCGCAACTTGGAGCGAATCATTTACTACGAGGATTACCTAGTCATTGACCCAGGCAACACGCCGCTCAAGGTGCATCAGTTGCTGAGTGAGCATGAATACCGAGAGGCGCGCGAAACCTACGGCGTGGACGCCTTCACCGCCAAGATGGGCGCGGAAGCGATCCATTGTGCGCTCGCGAATGTCAACCTGCCCAAGCAGATTGAGCTTTTGCAGCAAGGGATGCTGGAGACCAAGAGCAAGCAAATTAAGAAGAAAATTGCCAAACGAATCAAGCTGGTACAGGCATTCATCGAGCACAAAGTGCGCCCGGAATGGATGATTCTCACGGTGCTTCCCGTCATTCCTCCGGACCTCCGTCCGTTGGTGCCGCTCGAAGGCGGTCGCTTCGCCACCTCGGACCTGAACGATCTCTATCGCCGCGTCATCAACCGCAACAACCGGCTCAAGACGCTGCTCAGCCTCAAGACTCCCGAGGTTATTATCCGCAACGAGAAGCGCATGTTGCAAGAGGCGGTGGACGCGCTCTTCGACAACGGCCGCCATGGCCGCGCCGTTACCGGCGCCGGCAATCGCGCCCTGAAGTCCCTCAGTGACATGCTCAAGGGCAAAAGCGGACGTTTCCGCCAAAACCTGCTGGGCAAACGCGTGGATTATTCCGGCCGTTCCGTAATCGTCATCGGTCCCGAACTCAAGCTTAACCAGTGCGGTCTGCCCAAGAAGATGGCGCTCGTGCTGTTTGAGCCGTTCATCATCCGCCGGCTCAAGGAGCTGGGCTACGTGCATACCGTGCGTTCTGCCAAGAAGATGATCGAACGCCAGGCCCCCGAGGTGTGGGACATTCTGGAGGAAGTCACCAAGGGGCATCCCGTGCTCCTGAACCGCGCGCCAACGCTGCATCGCCTCTCCATCCAGGCCTTTGAGCCGATGCTGATTGAAGGCGAGGCCATCCGGATTCACCCGCTGGTCTGCACCGCGTACAACGCGGACTTTGACGGCGACCAGATGGCGGTGCATGTGCCGTTGTCAGTTGAGGCTCAGATGGAAGCCCGTCTGTTGATGATGGCGCCGAACAATATTTTCAGCCCGTCCAGCGGCAAGCCCATCATGACTCCCACGCAGGACATCACGTTGGGCTGTTACTACCTGACGGCCGAACCGCGCCAAAAACGCAAGGAGGGCGAGCGCTTGATGCTGTTTGGTTCCAAGAGCGAGGCGCTCTTCGCCTGTGCGGAAGGCGACCTGCGCACCCACAGCCGTGTTTTGCTGGCCAATCCGGACCTCGGCAAGGGCGAGCGACTGTTTGGCGATCCCAATAAGAAGGTCATCGAGACCACCGTGGGCCGCGTCATCTTCAGTGAAATCTGGCCTGAGGAAATGGGCTTTTACAACCGTGCCTGCAATAAATCCCAGCTCGGTGATCTCATTTGGAAGTGCTATAAATTCTGCGGCCATGAAAAAACCGTGATCATGCTGGACCGGCTCAAGGAACTTGGCTTCCGCGAGGCCACCCGGGCAGGCGTTTCCATCGGGATTGACGATATGATCATTCCCAAGGAAAAGGATCAGGAAATCGTGGCTGCGCAGAAACAGATTGCGGAAGTGGAAAAGCAATATCGCAAGGGGATCATCACTCCCGGTGAGCGCTACAACAAGATCATTGATATTTGGACCCATTGCACGGATCAGATCTCCAGCGTCATGATCAAGACCTTGGAACGCAATCAAGACAAGGCGGAGTACAATCCGATCTTCCTGATGGTGGATTCCGGCGCCCGGGGCAATAAACAACAGGTGCGCCAGTTGGCCGGTCTGCGCGGCTTGATGGCCAAACCCAGCGGCGACATCATTGAAAAACCGATTTTGTCGAACTTCCGCGAAGGTCTGACCGTGCTGGAATATTTCATCTCCACGCACGGCGCCCGCAAAGGTCTGGCCGATACCGCCCTGAAGACGGCGGACTCCGGTTACATGACCCGCAAGTTGGTGGACGTTTCCCAGGACGTGATCATCCAGGAGGAGGATTGCGGCACGAGCAACGGCATCTGGGTCCAGTCCATTTACGAAGGGGAGGACGAAGTGGTGAAACTGCCGGAACGGTTGGTTGGCCGCTTTGCGTGCGATGACGTTCCTGATCCCACGAATCCGCGCAGTCTGCTCGTCAAGGCCAGCGAGGAAATTGACGAAGTCAAGGCCAAACTGATTGATAACGCCGGCATTGAACGCATCAAGATCCGTTCGGTGCTGACCTGCGAAAGCAAACAGGGTGTGTGCATCCGCTGCTATGGCCGCAATCTGGCCACTGGCGGGCATGTGAAGGCTGGTGAAGCGGTCGGTATTATTGCCGCCCAGTCCATCGGCGAACCCGGCACCCAGTTGACGATGCGCACCTTCCACATCGGCGGTACGGCGTCCCAGGTGTTTAAACAGCCGCAAATCAAATCCAAGCACGACGGGGTGGCTCGCTTCAACGAACTGCGCATCGTCGAATTGGAAGACGGCAACTGCATTGTGCTGAACAAAAACGGCTCCCTCTCCGTGTTGGCTGAGGATGGCCGGGAATTGGAAGCGCATAATCTGGTCATTGGCTCGGTGATTTCCGTGAAGGACGGAGGGCGGGTGCGCAAGGGCGAGCCGTTTGTCCAATGGGATCCGTACAATGTCCCGATTCTCTCCGAGAAATCCGGCAAGGTGAAGTTCCACGATATCATCGAGGGAGTCACCATGAAACAGGAAATGGATGAAACCACGGGCCAGGAGGCCATGGTGATCATTGATCACAAGGAGGATTTGCACCCGCAAATCGTGGTCAGTGACGAGGCGGGCGAGCCCATCGCGTTTTATCCGATTCCGTCTGGGGCGCATATCGTGGTGTCCGAGGATGATAAGATCAAGGCCGGCACACTGCTGGCCAAGACGCCGCGCAAAACCGCGAAGACCAAGGACATCACCGGCGGTCTGCCCCGCGTGGCCGAGTTGTTTGAGGCGCGCCGGCCAAAGGACGCGGCGGAGATTTCCAAGATTGACGGGCTGGTGGATTTTGGGGCAAGCGTGCGCGGCAAGCGCTGCATTGTCATCAAGGATCCGCAGACGGGCCAGGAGGAAGAGCACCTCATCCCGATCGGCCGGCACGTCATCGTGTTCAAGGGCGATTATGTCAAGCGGGGCCAGCAGTTGACGGAAGGTCCCATTGACCCGCACGAAATTCTTGACATTTGCGGCGCGCAGGAGTTGCAGGAACATTTGGTGAATGAAGTGCAAGAAGTTTATAGGTTGCAAGGTGTAACTATTAATGACAAGCACATTGAAATCATTGTGCGCCAGATGCTCCGCAAGATCCGCATCACCGAGCCCGGCGACACCCGGTTTCTCTGGGGCGAGCAGATTGAGAAGCTCGCGTTCGAGGTGGAAAACCAGCGCGTCGAGAAAATGGGCGGCAAGCCCGCCGAGTGCCAGCCCGTGCTGCTGGGCATCACCAAGGCGTCGCTGGAGACGGACAGCTTCCTGAGCGCGGCGTCCTTCCAGGACACCACGCGGGTGCTCACCGAGGCGGCGGTCACGTCCCGCAAAGACATCTTGCGGGGTTTCAAGGAAAATGTGATCATGGGTCACATCATCCCGGCCGGCACCGGCTACGATATGCACCGGAATATCAAGCTAAAACCGTTGGTGGAACTGGAACCGGAGCCGGAGCCCGCGCCCGTCGAGAACGCCGCAGTTTCGGCCTTGGCGCAGGCGCTGGGAACCCCGGATCCGGTGGTTCCGGGCGGGGCCTGA